A genome region from Blautia coccoides includes the following:
- a CDS encoding J domain-containing protein: MDYKQAFHILGTEPSGDETDIRQAYRKLLTKNNPEDDPEGFKRLRRAYETALQYVRTEKSAPTQETKSETDVWMEQVEAVYRSFSRRMDPACWRELLRADVCQSLADEEEVRAKLFGFLSGHFRLLPDIWKILDEHFLIEEEKADFEEHLPAEFVRYMLSQIHGEIHFPYEYFEGRDDGDYDTWTATYFQLYEAVEKKDPVRAKELLRSMEDLEIHHPLADMEKARILLLEEEKEQSCEMASLLLKKYPDEIRILIPGGQILWECGDLDRAASCYEKIHSLFPQHFVTNLRLGKYYAGKEEYKKAKEFITDASRVNAQDKEMLECLREINSRLIEEYREKISLQAADTEDYIELGWCCLQNEESQTGIDYLTSIVPDEKNAVGYHSVMERLYFAAGMPEKSEEEGNAWIQSIRREEPSLSREEKQHVPERIAAAYYIMGRAWMQTMEQDDHALKLLDTSISFYDKNGDTFLQKALLLNRMKRSRDAREACDRLLELEPGNFWGYVNRMEACLALKEGQGVIDDFYRAKKIFVSYPPLYEMTAEVFDSAGQYEDVLDIIKQAENEKISTPRLSLFRLRACSRQAKTIGEAEKVLDDASRVLADLEDTRKNAEIRGEIYAEAARIQNNMGDGKAALAYINRALAQDGRPIFKWMKGNILFDLERFQEALQVLVSCEKDFPEGDMVMFRIGECYQRVGGMEEAAEYFKRTLEIDPQNRRANSKLAEIYRDLLDEKEDMDFYEKGLFYADRQIQLQPEAYYYVERGLLHMAAACYGRAVQDFEEASRLEPENVYAYNNACICFRMMGEYEKAIAAGKKAEAVLGEQDTVRVYGSLGDCCMENGRLTQAEEYYRKHQKQFPNGRSPKESLTEVYIRLGDLNSAFYWIGQAYEKEGEVLYRKAQVYYRMGEGEKARLCLQDLLKDRESLYRTRLLAAYNACYLLNKERAALKMAKSVLKETKTGSEEYFRAGFLMAEIYMRNGKQAKAKKIAEGLLSVWQSRYGDDSLKKWKYRRKRLYELGLLHLFAGRSQEALEQVHFMMEAPKCEGICCGQQGGTCAEALHLLALICECTGKRQEALDYYTKLIQSGFLNIPADYGRRRLQ; this comes from the coding sequence ATGGATTATAAACAGGCATTTCACATATTGGGTACAGAGCCTTCCGGGGATGAGACAGACATCCGGCAGGCTTACAGGAAGCTTCTTACAAAAAATAACCCGGAAGACGACCCGGAAGGATTTAAACGGCTTCGCCGGGCCTATGAGACGGCACTGCAGTATGTACGCACAGAAAAGAGTGCACCGACGCAGGAGACAAAGTCAGAGACAGATGTCTGGATGGAGCAGGTGGAGGCGGTTTACCGCTCTTTTTCCAGGAGAATGGATCCTGCGTGCTGGCGGGAACTTCTTCGGGCAGATGTGTGTCAAAGTCTGGCAGATGAGGAAGAAGTAAGGGCAAAGCTCTTTGGATTTCTGTCAGGGCATTTTCGGCTTTTGCCGGATATCTGGAAGATACTGGATGAGCATTTCCTCATTGAGGAGGAGAAGGCGGACTTTGAGGAGCATCTGCCCGCCGAATTTGTCCGTTATATGCTGAGTCAGATACACGGGGAGATACATTTTCCGTATGAATATTTTGAGGGCAGGGATGACGGGGACTATGACACCTGGACTGCCACTTATTTTCAGCTCTATGAGGCTGTGGAGAAGAAGGATCCGGTCCGCGCAAAAGAGCTGTTAAGGAGTATGGAGGATCTGGAAATCCATCATCCTTTGGCGGATATGGAAAAAGCCAGGATTCTGCTGCTTGAGGAGGAAAAAGAACAGTCCTGTGAGATGGCATCTCTTCTCCTTAAAAAGTATCCGGACGAAATCAGGATCCTGATACCGGGAGGGCAGATCCTGTGGGAATGTGGGGATTTGGACAGGGCAGCGTCCTGCTATGAAAAGATTCACAGCCTTTTCCCCCAGCACTTTGTGACAAATCTGCGGCTGGGGAAATATTATGCCGGAAAAGAAGAATACAAAAAGGCAAAAGAGTTTATCACCGATGCCAGCCGTGTCAACGCCCAGGATAAAGAAATGCTGGAATGCCTAAGGGAAATCAACAGTCGTCTGATAGAGGAGTATAGAGAAAAGATAAGCCTTCAGGCAGCGGATACAGAGGATTACATTGAACTGGGATGGTGCTGTCTGCAAAATGAAGAGAGTCAGACCGGGATAGACTATCTCACCAGTATCGTGCCGGATGAGAAGAATGCGGTGGGATACCACAGTGTGATGGAACGGCTGTATTTCGCTGCCGGTATGCCGGAGAAGTCTGAGGAGGAGGGGAATGCCTGGATACAGAGTATCCGAAGAGAGGAGCCTTCTCTTTCCCGGGAGGAAAAGCAGCATGTACCGGAACGGATCGCAGCCGCTTATTATATCATGGGAAGAGCATGGATGCAGACCATGGAACAGGATGACCACGCATTGAAGCTTCTGGATACCTCCATTTCTTTTTATGACAAGAATGGGGATACCTTTCTGCAGAAAGCGCTTCTTCTGAACAGAATGAAGCGGAGCCGGGATGCGCGGGAAGCCTGTGACCGGCTTCTGGAGCTGGAACCGGGGAATTTCTGGGGATACGTGAACCGGATGGAGGCCTGTCTGGCTTTAAAGGAAGGGCAGGGGGTTATCGACGACTTTTACCGGGCTAAAAAAATATTTGTGTCCTATCCTCCCTTATACGAAATGACAGCAGAGGTCTTTGACAGTGCCGGACAGTACGAGGATGTGCTGGATATCATAAAACAGGCAGAGAATGAGAAGATATCTACGCCCAGGCTGTCTCTGTTTCGTCTGCGCGCATGCAGCAGACAGGCAAAGACTATAGGGGAAGCGGAAAAAGTTCTGGATGACGCCTCCCGGGTGCTCGCAGACCTGGAAGATACCCGAAAAAATGCTGAAATCCGGGGGGAAATCTATGCCGAGGCTGCCAGGATACAGAACAATATGGGTGACGGCAAAGCGGCACTTGCGTATATTAACAGAGCTTTGGCCCAGGACGGCAGACCCATTTTTAAATGGATGAAAGGAAACATTTTGTTCGATCTGGAAAGATTTCAGGAGGCACTGCAGGTGTTGGTCTCCTGCGAAAAAGATTTTCCTGAGGGTGATATGGTCATGTTCCGGATCGGGGAATGTTATCAGAGGGTGGGCGGGATGGAAGAGGCCGCGGAATATTTTAAAAGGACTCTGGAGATCGATCCCCAAAACCGACGGGCCAACAGCAAGCTGGCAGAGATCTACAGGGACCTCCTAGATGAGAAGGAGGATATGGATTTCTACGAGAAGGGTCTTTTTTATGCAGACAGACAGATACAGCTTCAGCCTGAGGCATATTATTATGTGGAGCGGGGGCTGCTTCATATGGCTGCTGCATGTTACGGCAGGGCTGTGCAGGACTTTGAGGAGGCATCACGTCTGGAACCTGAGAATGTGTATGCGTATAACAATGCCTGTATCTGTTTTAGAATGATGGGCGAGTATGAGAAAGCCATTGCAGCCGGAAAAAAGGCAGAGGCTGTACTGGGAGAACAGGATACGGTCCGGGTATACGGCAGCCTCGGGGACTGCTGTATGGAGAACGGACGTCTTACACAGGCAGAGGAATACTACCGTAAACACCAGAAACAGTTTCCAAACGGCCGTTCCCCGAAAGAATCCCTCACGGAGGTATATATAAGACTGGGAGATTTGAATTCGGCCTTTTACTGGATCGGACAGGCCTATGAAAAGGAAGGGGAGGTTCTCTACAGGAAAGCCCAGGTGTATTACAGAATGGGAGAGGGGGAGAAAGCCCGGCTCTGCCTTCAGGACCTTTTAAAAGACAGGGAGAGCCTGTACAGGACCAGGCTTTTGGCTGCGTATAACGCCTGCTATCTTCTCAATAAGGAGAGGGCGGCTCTTAAAATGGCCAAAAGTGTTCTGAAGGAGACAAAGACAGGTTCTGAAGAATATTTCCGGGCAGGTTTTCTGATGGCTGAAATATATATGAGAAACGGGAAACAAGCAAAAGCGAAAAAGATAGCAGAGGGACTCCTGTCTGTATGGCAGAGCCGGTATGGAGATGACAGCCTAAAAAAATGGAAGTACCGCAGAAAGCGCTTGTATGAGCTGGGACTTCTGCATCTCTTTGCAGGCAGGTCGCAGGAGGCTTTGGAGCAGGTACATTTTATGATGGAGGCCCCAAAGTGTGAGGGTATCTGCTGCGGACAACAGGGAGGAACCTGCGCGGAAGCCCTTCATCTTCTGGCTCTTATCTGTGAATGCACAGGAAAGAGACAGGAGGCGTTGGACTATTATACAAAGCTTATACAGAGCGGCTTTTTAAACATACCGGCAGATTACGGGCGCAGAAGACTACAGTGA